The following proteins come from a genomic window of Chryseobacterium glaciei:
- the yihA gene encoding ribosome biogenesis GTP-binding protein YihA/YsxC, which translates to MVIKTAEFVKSSGKWQECPEPTIPEYAFIGRSNVGKSSLINAMMNRKDLAKTSGTPGKTQLINHFIVNENWYLTDLPGYGYAKVSKVLRRDFEKLINNYILNRKNLVNLFVLIDSRHSPQKIDLEFIEWCGESGVPFSIVFTKVDKLKPNIAIKNVEDYKAELYKTWEDLPELYVTSAEKKEGCDEILDFIQTTNDFLNNNNVNFDE; encoded by the coding sequence ATGGTTATTAAGACTGCAGAATTTGTAAAAAGTAGCGGAAAATGGCAGGAATGTCCGGAACCGACAATCCCTGAATATGCTTTTATAGGAAGATCAAATGTTGGGAAATCTTCATTGATCAACGCGATGATGAACAGGAAAGATTTGGCTAAAACTTCCGGAACTCCAGGGAAAACTCAGCTTATTAATCATTTTATCGTCAATGAAAATTGGTATCTTACCGATTTACCGGGGTATGGTTATGCAAAGGTTTCAAAGGTTCTGAGAAGAGATTTTGAGAAACTGATCAACAATTATATTTTAAACAGGAAAAATCTTGTAAATCTTTTTGTTTTGATTGATTCAAGACATAGTCCACAGAAAATAGATCTTGAATTTATTGAATGGTGTGGAGAAAGCGGTGTTCCGTTTTCAATTGTTTTTACTAAAGTTGATAAACTGAAACCGAATATCGCCATAAAAAATGTAGAAGATTATAAGGCTGAGCTTTATAAAACGTGGGAAGATCTTCCCGAATTATATGTGACTTCTGCTGAAAAGAAAGAAGGTTGCGATGAAATTCTTGATTTTATACAAACCACAAACGACTTTTTAAATAATAATAACGTTAATTTCGATGAGTAA
- a CDS encoding ROK family protein — protein sequence MSLIDLSKHVALGIDIGGTTTKFGVVNHRGEVLEKGNLSTDAYATVEEFIDALYEKVHPLINSYGKEKNFDGIGVGAPNGNYYTGTIEQAPNLPWKGVIPFGKLMTEKFGLPTTITNDANAAAFGEMLFGAARGMKDFIMITLGTGVGSGIVSSGKLIYGHDGFAGELGHTIVKPGGRKHWSTGSEGSLEAYASATGIAITAKKMRAEFPESMLSQFPEESINSKTVHECALKGDPISIEVFRYTGQKLGEALANFVMFSSPEAILLFGGVIKAGDFILKPAKLHMERNLLPIFRNKVKLVFSELDEADAAILGASALVWEK from the coding sequence ATGTCATTAATAGATTTATCAAAACACGTTGCCCTAGGAATTGATATTGGAGGTACAACGACCAAATTCGGTGTTGTAAACCACAGAGGTGAAGTTCTTGAAAAAGGCAATCTAAGCACTGACGCATATGCGACGGTTGAAGAATTCATAGATGCTTTGTACGAAAAAGTGCATCCGCTCATCAATAGTTACGGAAAAGAGAAAAACTTTGACGGAATTGGTGTAGGCGCTCCCAACGGAAATTACTATACCGGAACAATAGAACAGGCTCCCAATTTACCTTGGAAAGGCGTCATCCCATTTGGTAAATTAATGACTGAAAAGTTTGGTTTACCTACTACAATAACTAATGATGCTAATGCTGCAGCTTTTGGTGAAATGCTTTTCGGAGCGGCTCGCGGAATGAAAGACTTTATCATGATCACATTGGGAACAGGCGTAGGAAGTGGAATTGTTTCAAGTGGTAAATTGATCTACGGGCATGATGGATTTGCAGGTGAACTTGGACATACGATTGTAAAACCAGGCGGAAGAAAACACTGGAGTACTGGATCTGAAGGAAGCTTGGAAGCTTATGCTTCTGCAACAGGAATCGCGATCACAGCAAAAAAGATGAGAGCAGAATTCCCGGAATCTATGTTGAGTCAGTTTCCTGAAGAATCGATCAACTCAAAAACGGTACACGAATGTGCTTTGAAAGGTGATCCGATTTCTATTGAGGTTTTCAGATATACAGGTCAGAAATTAGGGGAAGCATTGGCAAATTTTGTCATGTTCTCTTCACCGGAAGCTATTCTTTTATTTGGAGGAGTAATTAAAGCCGGAGATTTCATCTTAAAGCCCGCTAAACTTCATATGGAAAGAAATCTTCTTCCGATTTTTAGAAATAAAGTGAAATTGGTTTTCAGTGAACTTGACGAAGCCGATGCTGCTATTTTAGGAGCAAGTGCTTTGGTTTGGGAAAAGTAA
- a CDS encoding PepSY-associated TM helix domain-containing protein: MKKKHHHKKKVSSTKKWSAKLHLWFGLSVGLIVFIVSLTGTMYIFKDEIQNQLRQEAIFVKAETITKQPLSIEVLREKVALEINEKYPISSVEIPLDKNKSYEFLYYEKDKKAWNYFDEVKINKLIYVNQYTGQVLGIYNEKYDLFPILKAIHWSLLLNSDWGKYVVGIPVVLFIIMLITGIILWWPQNKKMRKGRFSFDWKNVKTWKRKNYDLHNILGFYASFIALILSLSGIYFAYPWVKNAFNLTLSGSLELPKEKEIKSPDSLLAKNNAIFDLTAGESRKLYATSSSFRIPLNRKNKKGKDLKNIPVSVYGEDGKFAIRNQLVFDKYSGKLLANKPHQQLNNAEKYANANYDIHTGSYFGLFGKIIWFIAGLICTSLPVTGFLVWLGKQKKKGIKTL; the protein is encoded by the coding sequence ATGAAGAAAAAACATCATCATAAGAAGAAAGTTTCTTCAACCAAAAAATGGTCTGCCAAACTGCATTTGTGGTTTGGTTTGTCCGTTGGGCTTATTGTATTTATTGTTTCTTTGACGGGAACAATGTATATTTTTAAGGATGAAATTCAGAATCAGCTAAGACAAGAAGCCATTTTTGTAAAAGCTGAGACAATTACTAAGCAACCATTATCCATTGAAGTTCTTCGTGAAAAAGTTGCTTTGGAAATCAATGAAAAGTATCCAATCAGTTCCGTTGAAATTCCTTTAGATAAGAACAAATCTTATGAATTTCTCTATTACGAAAAGGATAAAAAAGCATGGAATTATTTTGATGAAGTTAAAATCAACAAATTAATTTACGTTAATCAATACACAGGTCAGGTTCTTGGAATTTATAATGAAAAATATGACCTCTTCCCTATCTTAAAAGCTATTCACTGGAGTTTGCTATTAAATTCAGATTGGGGAAAATATGTGGTAGGAATTCCAGTCGTACTTTTTATCATTATGCTCATTACAGGAATCATTCTTTGGTGGCCACAGAATAAAAAGATGAGAAAAGGACGTTTTTCTTTCGATTGGAAAAACGTAAAAACATGGAAACGCAAAAACTACGATCTTCATAATATCTTAGGATTTTACGCTTCGTTTATTGCTTTAATACTAAGCTTGTCAGGAATTTATTTCGCTTATCCTTGGGTGAAAAATGCTTTTAATCTTACATTATCGGGCTCTTTGGAACTTCCAAAAGAAAAAGAAATCAAATCTCCCGACTCACTTTTAGCAAAGAATAATGCAATATTTGACCTTACCGCAGGCGAATCAAGAAAACTATACGCTACCTCATCAAGTTTTAGAATTCCATTAAACAGAAAAAATAAAAAAGGGAAAGATTTAAAAAACATTCCGGTTTCCGTGTATGGTGAAGATGGAAAATTTGCCATCAGAAATCAATTGGTTTTTGATAAATATTCAGGGAAATTATTGGCCAATAAACCTCATCAACAATTAAACAACGCAGAAAAATACGCCAACGCCAATTATGATATTCACACAGGATCATATTTTGGACTGTTCGGGAAAATTATTTGGTTTATCGCAGGACTTATCTGCACATCATTGCCAGTAACAGGCTTTTTAGTATGGCTTGGGAAACAAAAGAAAAAAGGAATTAAGACACTATAA
- a CDS encoding alpha/beta fold hydrolase, translating into MIFSTKKEKKYTFVEAGEGHPLVLLHGLMGGLSNFDKMVNFFSERGFKVYVPQLPIYDLPVLNTNLTTLAKYIIKFIESHIEGPVTIVGNSMGGHIGLILTLARPDLVNNLVLTGSSGLYERTFGDSFPRKNDKSYIRKKTEEVFYDPAVATEDLVDEVFGVVNDRMKGIKTVMLARSAIKHNMLHDLPKILTPTCLIWGKQDNVTPPEVAIDMHKFIPNSDLFWIDKCGHAAMMEKPDEFNEILYSWLKDKV; encoded by the coding sequence ATGATATTTAGTACAAAAAAAGAAAAGAAATATACCTTTGTAGAGGCGGGAGAAGGACATCCATTAGTGCTATTGCACGGTTTAATGGGTGGTTTGAGCAATTTCGATAAGATGGTGAATTTTTTTTCAGAGAGAGGATTTAAGGTCTATGTACCTCAATTGCCGATCTATGATTTACCAGTGCTCAATACTAATCTTACCACATTAGCAAAATATATTATAAAGTTTATAGAGAGCCATATCGAAGGGCCTGTAACTATTGTTGGAAACTCAATGGGAGGTCATATCGGGCTTATACTAACTTTGGCAAGACCGGATCTAGTTAATAATCTGGTTTTAACAGGAAGTTCCGGATTATATGAAAGAACATTCGGAGACAGTTTTCCGAGAAAAAATGACAAATCATATATAAGGAAGAAAACTGAAGAGGTTTTTTATGACCCTGCGGTAGCAACTGAAGATCTTGTAGACGAGGTTTTTGGGGTGGTAAATGATAGAATGAAGGGAATAAAGACCGTAATGCTGGCCAGAAGTGCCATCAAGCACAATATGTTGCACGATCTTCCTAAGATTTTGACACCAACGTGTCTGATCTGGGGGAAACAGGATAATGTGACACCTCCGGAAGTTGCAATCGATATGCACAAATTTATTCCAAATTCAGATTTGTTCTGGATTGATAAATGTGGTCATGCAGCAATGATGGAAAAACCGGATGAATTTAATGAAATTCTCTACAGCTGGTTAAAAGATAAAGTTTAA
- a CDS encoding GNAT family N-acetyltransferase, translating into MSNIIWKIKTFEEFTVPELYAVLKARIDVFVIEQNCPYPDLDNYDQKAIHIWAEEDGDVLAYCRVFDKGIKYDETSLGRVLTTEKARGKSLGKLLIKYAVETIENRFHTSEIRISAQDYLLKFYGDFGFEDTGKKYLEDDIPHTEMIRK; encoded by the coding sequence ATGAGTAATATTATCTGGAAAATTAAAACATTCGAGGAATTTACGGTCCCTGAATTATACGCCGTTTTGAAAGCCCGTATCGATGTTTTTGTGATCGAGCAGAATTGTCCTTATCCTGATTTGGATAATTATGACCAAAAGGCAATTCATATTTGGGCAGAGGAAGATGGAGATGTATTAGCATACTGTAGAGTTTTCGATAAAGGAATTAAATATGATGAAACCTCTTTAGGCAGAGTTTTAACCACAGAAAAAGCACGAGGAAAAAGCTTAGGAAAACTGCTGATAAAATATGCAGTTGAAACCATAGAAAACCGTTTTCATACTTCTGAAATCAGGATTTCTGCACAGGATTATTTATTGAAATTCTACGGAGATTTTGGTTTTGAAGATACCGGAAAAAAATATTTGGAAGATGACATTCCGCACACGGAAATGATCAGAAAATAA
- the msrA gene encoding peptide-methionine (S)-S-oxide reductase MsrA, which translates to MDNNNLETITFGGGCFWCVESCFNMLKGVESALSGYSGGHKDNPTYEEVCTGETGHAEVVQITYDPKIISYEQLMDVFFFLHDPTQLNRQGNDIGTQYRSVIYYKDDAEKAKAEEAIIVSEASGRWAGTYVTELTQFEKFWSAEQYHQGYYNENPTQPYCSAVVGPKIQKFKKHFGELGMLNAE; encoded by the coding sequence ATGGATAACAATAATTTAGAAACAATTACTTTCGGAGGCGGATGTTTCTGGTGTGTAGAAAGCTGTTTCAATATGCTGAAAGGTGTTGAATCTGCACTTTCAGGATATTCCGGAGGTCATAAAGATAATCCGACATATGAAGAAGTTTGCACAGGAGAAACAGGTCATGCGGAAGTGGTACAGATCACTTATGATCCTAAAATCATTTCTTATGAGCAATTAATGGATGTATTTTTCTTTCTTCACGATCCTACTCAATTAAACAGACAAGGGAATGACATCGGAACTCAATACCGCTCTGTAATTTATTATAAAGATGATGCTGAAAAAGCAAAAGCCGAAGAAGCTATAATAGTTTCTGAAGCTTCAGGAAGATGGGCTGGAACTTATGTTACAGAACTAACACAATTCGAGAAATTCTGGTCAGCAGAGCAATATCACCAAGGATATTATAATGAAAATCCCACTCAGCCTTATTGCAGTGCTGTTGTAGGTCCTAAAATCCAGAAATTCAAAAAACATTTCGGAGAATTGGGAATGTTGAATGCAGAATAA
- a CDS encoding response regulator — protein sequence MFKKILISEDHESISISVQKTLEELNVPTVDYVSYCDDALAKIKKSVRENDTYDLLITDLYYEEDHRQQNIKDGIELVQQLREIQPSLKVIVFSAEHRSGVIDSLFTESKINGYVRKARNDSKELKKAIASVYVNENYLSLDLKKEVKKLNNYEFSSYDITLVSLLSQGVLQKNIPVYLQNNNIRPNSLSSVEKRLNSLKEALEVTSNEQLVAFCKDLGII from the coding sequence ATGTTCAAAAAAATTTTAATATCCGAAGACCACGAAAGTATCAGTATTTCTGTACAAAAAACGCTTGAAGAATTGAATGTTCCAACGGTTGATTATGTCTCATATTGTGATGATGCTTTAGCCAAAATTAAAAAATCTGTCCGTGAAAATGATACCTACGACCTGCTGATCACCGACCTTTATTACGAAGAAGATCATCGCCAACAAAACATAAAAGACGGAATAGAATTAGTACAGCAATTACGGGAAATTCAGCCTTCATTAAAAGTGATTGTTTTTTCTGCCGAGCATAGATCCGGAGTTATTGATTCTCTTTTTACGGAATCAAAAATCAATGGTTATGTTCGTAAAGCGAGAAATGACTCAAAAGAATTAAAAAAAGCAATCGCATCTGTTTATGTTAATGAAAATTACTTGTCATTAGACCTAAAAAAAGAGGTGAAAAAACTTAATAATTATGAGTTTTCTAGTTATGATATTACTTTAGTTTCTCTCCTATCACAGGGAGTTTTGCAAAAAAACATTCCTGTATATCTTCAAAACAACAACATCAGACCTAATAGTTTAAGCAGTGTTGAAAAAAGATTAAACAGCTTAAAAGAAGCGTTGGAAGTCACTAGCAATGAGCAATTGGTTGCTTTTTGTAAGGATTTGGGGATTATTTAA
- a CDS encoding TonB-dependent receptor: MKKLTLSVACLATISAFGQVKDSINTKDVDEVVLTASRKRENIKEIPSSITVVGEKQVQSQLTVNSDITSILQYTVPSLATSSGQTSNTGQTLRGRQVLVLIDGIPQSTPLRNGARDLRSIDPSVIERIEVIKGASSIYGNGADGGIINYITRRSKSDKKISGISQFGITGQQYGGTLGYRASQLLSGKISKFDYVVSLAYEKTGFMKDADGVNLSPTYSTAKMNNYNGMLKLGYAINDNQRVEASYIGYAAKSDLNLGLKTGKYGVTPTIGEGEGKNLETTPQGTPRNHNFKLSYDNKNLWKGTSLNVNLYLQDFRTVYGYSDTFLNGGQSNVISKKTGARANFDTQLWSGKNSQGEMIYGLDVLNDQTVQKLEDGRYWTPDMNMTNIAPFLLVKVDLMKKLTIKGGLRYENIAVKVGDFNTLSTVKSDGTFTKSIFVTGGNLKYNALVGNIGVRYNINPMLNLFGSFSQAYSINELGRILRTSTEGTIQNLETKPIIVNNYEFGATGQIAKWVNYEITSYVSTSKLGATFVQSPDRALTIQRSPEVVYGVEGFLHFTPTKWINFGGSYSWMEGITSIKDDGDYSAKINNSRISAPKVLAYVQVRPIQSLSVGLDMLHAFAQNRFEPNAKGLYAYGEGKVPEYTVFNLKSSYEVNQNWKVSLGIENLFNKTYQPAIAWWAARDADFTNSLGLRGTFMVEYKF; this comes from the coding sequence ATGAAAAAATTAACTCTATCTGTAGCTTGTTTAGCTACTATTTCAGCATTTGGACAAGTAAAAGACAGCATTAATACAAAAGATGTAGATGAGGTTGTTTTAACGGCATCCAGAAAGAGAGAAAATATTAAAGAAATACCGAGTTCTATAACCGTTGTTGGTGAAAAACAGGTTCAGTCACAATTAACTGTAAATTCAGATATTACAAGCATTTTACAATATACGGTTCCGAGTTTGGCAACAAGCTCAGGACAAACTTCCAATACAGGACAAACACTTCGCGGACGCCAGGTTTTGGTTTTAATTGATGGTATTCCACAGTCTACTCCACTTCGAAACGGAGCGAGAGATTTAAGATCTATCGACCCTTCAGTTATCGAAAGAATTGAGGTGATTAAAGGAGCTTCTTCCATCTACGGAAACGGTGCAGATGGAGGAATTATCAATTATATTACAAGAAGAAGCAAATCCGACAAGAAGATCTCGGGAATTTCCCAGTTTGGAATTACCGGTCAGCAATACGGCGGGACATTAGGCTACAGAGCAAGTCAGCTTTTATCTGGAAAGATCAGCAAGTTTGATTACGTAGTTTCATTGGCTTATGAAAAAACAGGGTTTATGAAAGATGCAGATGGCGTAAATCTTAGTCCGACGTACAGCACAGCCAAGATGAACAACTACAACGGAATGTTGAAATTAGGCTACGCTATTAATGATAATCAAAGAGTCGAAGCTTCCTACATCGGTTATGCTGCCAAATCTGATTTAAATTTAGGCTTAAAAACAGGAAAATACGGCGTTACCCCAACGATTGGAGAAGGAGAAGGAAAAAATCTGGAAACAACTCCACAGGGAACACCAAGAAATCATAACTTCAAATTAAGCTATGACAACAAAAATCTGTGGAAAGGAACTTCATTAAACGTAAACCTTTATTTACAGGATTTCAGAACCGTTTACGGATACAGCGATACTTTCCTGAATGGTGGCCAGTCGAATGTTATTTCAAAAAAGACAGGTGCCAGAGCCAATTTCGATACTCAATTATGGAGTGGTAAAAATTCTCAGGGTGAAATGATCTACGGACTAGATGTTTTGAATGATCAAACCGTTCAAAAACTGGAAGACGGCCGTTACTGGACTCCGGACATGAACATGACCAACATCGCCCCTTTCCTTTTGGTTAAAGTTGATTTAATGAAAAAATTAACCATAAAAGGAGGTTTACGATATGAAAACATTGCTGTAAAAGTTGGAGATTTCAATACACTTTCTACTGTTAAAAGTGACGGAACTTTCACCAAAAGTATTTTTGTAACAGGCGGAAATCTAAAATACAATGCTTTAGTTGGAAATATCGGTGTTCGTTACAACATCAATCCAATGCTTAATCTTTTCGGAAGCTTTTCCCAGGCTTACTCGATCAATGAATTAGGAAGAATTTTAAGAACCTCAACTGAAGGAACCATCCAAAATCTTGAAACAAAGCCAATCATTGTCAACAATTATGAATTTGGAGCGACTGGGCAGATTGCAAAATGGGTTAATTATGAGATTACGTCTTATGTAAGTACTTCCAAGTTGGGAGCAACCTTTGTTCAAAGCCCTGACAGAGCGTTAACAATCCAAAGATCACCGGAAGTCGTGTATGGTGTAGAAGGATTTTTACATTTCACGCCCACTAAATGGATCAATTTCGGAGGAAGCTACAGCTGGATGGAAGGAATTACCTCTATAAAAGATGACGGAGATTATTCAGCCAAAATCAACAACAGCAGGATTTCTGCGCCGAAAGTTTTAGCATATGTTCAGGTAAGACCGATTCAGTCTTTATCTGTAGGTCTTGATATGTTACATGCTTTTGCTCAAAACAGATTCGAGCCTAATGCCAAAGGTTTATACGCCTACGGAGAAGGAAAAGTTCCTGAATACACCGTTTTTAACCTAAAATCAAGCTATGAAGTGAACCAAAACTGGAAAGTTTCTTTAGGTATCGAAAACCTTTTCAACAAAACCTATCAGCCTGCAATTGCCTGGTGGGCGGCAAGAGACGCCGACTTTACCAACTCGTTAGGATTAAGAGGAACGTTTATGGTTGAGTATAAATTTTAA
- a CDS encoding PepSY-associated TM helix domain-containing protein, translating into MKKKHHKKKPSIFKKWTGKLHLWFGLGIGFLIFIISITGALYVFKDEIENITRKDVIYHNEQNIDQKQILPIRVLEKSVDAQVKEKYPIHWVNIPIDKKMSYQFYWYEHNTDAWNYFDEFPIYKVAYVNPYDGKVLRTYDEKNGFFQIVKMIHWSYLLKQDWGTYVVGIPVIIFVIMLISGIILWWPKNKAARKQRFSFKWKNIKSWKRKNYDLHNILGFYASIFALIFSLTGLFYAFFVVQATIYVIFSGGETKYPDFSHIKTKAPIELRTEDTLDKISNTVRAKYPDSYGFALDLGHPHMDDHEHPNFEVYVKHLSYSYHKSSSLIFDENSGELLHTHDMKDKNFGEKTVGANYDIHVGSILGLPTKIIAFIVSLICASLPVTGFLVWWGRRKKKTVKTA; encoded by the coding sequence ATGAAGAAGAAACATCACAAAAAAAAGCCAAGCATATTTAAAAAATGGACAGGAAAACTACATTTGTGGTTTGGTTTAGGTATTGGATTTTTGATCTTCATCATTTCCATTACTGGCGCTTTGTATGTTTTTAAAGACGAAATTGAGAATATTACTCGAAAAGATGTCATCTATCATAATGAACAAAATATCGATCAAAAACAGATTCTTCCGATCCGTGTATTAGAAAAATCGGTGGATGCTCAGGTAAAAGAAAAATACCCAATTCACTGGGTAAATATTCCTATCGACAAAAAAATGTCCTATCAATTCTATTGGTACGAACACAATACCGATGCGTGGAATTATTTTGATGAATTTCCTATCTATAAAGTCGCTTACGTCAATCCTTATGACGGAAAAGTTCTAAGAACCTACGACGAAAAAAACGGTTTCTTCCAGATCGTAAAAATGATTCACTGGAGTTATTTGTTGAAGCAGGATTGGGGAACATATGTTGTGGGAATCCCTGTTATCATCTTCGTCATCATGCTGATATCAGGAATCATTTTATGGTGGCCTAAAAACAAAGCAGCGAGAAAGCAACGTTTTTCATTCAAATGGAAGAATATCAAAAGTTGGAAAAGAAAAAACTATGATCTTCATAATATCTTAGGTTTTTACGCCTCAATTTTTGCTTTGATCTTCTCACTCACAGGATTATTTTATGCATTCTTTGTCGTTCAGGCAACGATTTATGTGATCTTCTCAGGAGGTGAAACAAAATATCCGGATTTCTCTCATATCAAAACAAAAGCTCCGATTGAATTAAGAACTGAAGATACATTAGACAAGATCAGCAATACAGTTAGAGCAAAATATCCTGATTCTTATGGTTTCGCACTCGATCTTGGACATCCGCACATGGATGATCACGAACATCCGAATTTCGAAGTTTATGTAAAACATTTGTCTTACTCTTATCATAAAAGCAGCAGTTTAATTTTTGACGAAAATTCAGGTGAACTGCTTCATACTCACGACATGAAAGACAAAAATTTTGGTGAAAAAACAGTTGGAGCCAATTATGATATTCACGTTGGATCTATTTTAGGACTCCCTACAAAGATCATTGCATTCATTGTAAGTTTGATATGTGCCTCATTACCAGTCACTGGCTTCCTTGTTTGGTGGGGAAGAAGAAAAAAGAAAACGGTAAAAACAGCTTAA
- a CDS encoding tetratricopeptide repeat-containing sensor histidine kinase, with protein MKNLFYLLAILLAFNSCKKETFSKNTNPDKYYQKAKKFRNSNISDSAFIYYNLAKNDYLKNRDSTGAAKSLVNMAIIQTSKGDYFGSIETSLEANKLLKNIKDSTVKSTLASSYNNMAISSSFLKDFKESSEYYIKALHYANVDENKYVYYNNIGDVLLLQGNGKMAQKYLQKAVLAKDSNNYSMALNNLAKAKLLENKNYNPLPELYKALEIRYRNNDTRGLNSSFATLSDYFTQRDKEKSLSFAIKLLNTAKEIKISDDKIEALQRIINLDPKNYLNNFKEYKFINDSLQTARNKAKNQFAIIRYDVEVKNAENQKLKLQDAEKEVDILKRNIGLGILSIILIGGFFWNKKRKKRLQQENELKIKSNQLKLSKKVHDVVANGIYQVITKIENQESIDKDEMLDELEFVYEKSRDISYEKIDSQEKEEDFSKKISKLIATFKNETVNTYVAGNDETIWKDLKSSGQEEVYQIIRELLVNMKKHSQADRVVFKFEKINNIITIHYTDNGVGISGELIYKNGLTSTVSRIENVRGEIIFDTEIEKGLKITISFPI; from the coding sequence ATGAAAAATCTTTTTTACCTTTTAGCAATTTTACTAGCTTTTAATTCTTGTAAAAAGGAAACTTTTTCTAAAAATACAAATCCCGATAAATATTATCAAAAAGCTAAAAAATTTAGAAACTCAAACATTTCAGACTCAGCTTTTATCTATTACAACTTAGCTAAAAATGATTATTTAAAAAACAGAGATTCAACAGGTGCTGCCAAATCTTTAGTAAATATGGCAATAATACAAACTAGTAAAGGAGATTACTTTGGTAGTATAGAGACCTCACTAGAAGCTAATAAACTATTGAAGAATATAAAAGACAGTACTGTAAAAAGTACTCTTGCCTCTAGTTATAATAATATGGCAATTTCTTCATCCTTTTTAAAAGATTTTAAAGAATCAAGTGAATATTATATTAAAGCTTTACATTATGCAAATGTTGATGAGAATAAATATGTATACTATAATAATATCGGAGATGTCTTATTATTACAAGGAAATGGTAAAATGGCTCAAAAATATCTACAAAAAGCCGTTTTAGCCAAGGATAGCAATAATTATTCTATGGCTCTAAATAATTTAGCTAAAGCTAAACTATTAGAAAATAAAAATTACAATCCTCTCCCTGAGCTATACAAGGCATTAGAAATAAGATATAGAAATAATGATACTCGTGGTTTAAATTCAAGCTTTGCAACCCTCTCTGATTATTTCACACAGAGAGATAAAGAAAAATCATTATCATTTGCAATAAAATTACTAAATACAGCTAAAGAGATTAAGATTTCTGATGATAAAATAGAAGCATTACAGAGAATTATAAATTTAGATCCTAAAAATTATTTAAATAATTTCAAAGAGTATAAGTTTATTAATGACAGCCTACAAACAGCAAGAAATAAAGCTAAAAATCAATTTGCAATAATAAGATATGATGTAGAAGTAAAAAATGCAGAAAATCAAAAACTAAAACTTCAAGATGCAGAAAAGGAAGTTGATATTTTAAAACGAAATATTGGTTTAGGTATTTTATCAATAATTCTAATTGGCGGTTTCTTCTGGAATAAAAAAAGAAAAAAACGACTTCAACAAGAAAACGAATTAAAAATAAAAAGCAACCAACTCAAACTCTCCAAGAAAGTACACGACGTCGTTGCCAACGGCATCTATCAAGTAATAACCAAAATTGAAAATCAGGAAAGTATTGATAAAGATGAAATGCTGGATGAGCTGGAATTCGTCTATGAAAAATCAAGAGATATTTCTTATGAAAAAATAGATTCACAAGAAAAGGAGGAAGATTTCAGCAAGAAAATATCAAAGCTTATCGCCACTTTTAAAAATGAAACAGTAAATACCTATGTTGCCGGAAATGATGAGACCATTTGGAAAGATTTAAAATCATCAGGTCAGGAAGAGGTTTATCAGATCATTAGAGAACTTTTGGTCAATATGAAAAAACACAGTCAGGCAGACAGAGTGGTATTCAAATTTGAAAAGATAAATAATATTATCACAATTCATTACACAGACAATGGTGTAGGCATCTCTGGAGAATTAATTTATAAAAATGGACTCACGAGTACGGTTTCCCGTATTGAGAATGTCCGCGGAGAAATTATTTTTGATACCGAAATCGAAAAAGGATTGAAGATCACCATTTCATTTCCTATTTAA